CAACCGCCGCCACATCCAGGCCGCGTCCCGCGGGTCGACCCCGTCCGGGTACGCCTGCCGCACCTCGTCCAGGCTGTGCAACCCGGGTACGGCGGCCAGCACGTTGACCCGCCGTTCGGCACCGGTGGCCGGGTCCCGGTGCCGGAAGCTCTCCACCAGCCGTGGCACGTACGGCAGGTGCCGGGGATCGCCGCGCTCGACGATGGTCTCCAGCGCGTGCACCTCGCGGGCCATCAGGTCGTTGTCGGCCGGGTTCCGGGGCAGCTTGAGCAGCCGGTCCGCCCCGACGTCGTAGAGGTCGGCCAGGTCACCGGCGTGCCGCAGCGCGCCGAGGCGGTAGTCGCCGAGCGGGACACCGCCGGTGCGCTGGGCCTGCCACCTGGTGGTGACCTGGACGAACGCGTCGGTGGCTGTGGCGCGTACCCGGTCGGTGGTGTTGCCCAGGCGGTCGGGGTGCAGGGCCGCGACCAGCTGGCGGTAGCGGCGGGCCGGGTCGTCCGCGCCGAACAGGTCGGCGTCGGTACGGGCGGCGGCGACCAGCCGCAGGGCCTCGTCTGTCCTCACCGGATCGTCTCCTCCCGGGCGGGGCGCAGCAGCGCCGGGTGCAGCAGGCGGGCGTCGCCGGCCCGGTAGAGCCGGGCGCGCGGGCCGCCCCGCGCCCCGCCCCGCTCGGTGCTGGTGCCGGTGCCCTCCACGAAGCCCGGCACGGAGAGCACCTTGCGGTGGAAGTTGCCGGCGTGCAGCTCGTGCCCCCAGACCGTCTCGTAGACCGCGCGCAGCTCGCCGATGGTGAACTCGGGGTCGAGGAAGCGGGTGGCCAGCGGGGTGTACTCCAGCTTGGACCGGGCCCGCTCCAGGCCGTCGTCGATGATCCGGGCGTGGTCGAAGGCGAGCGGCCGGCTGGTAAGCGCGGTCACCGGCAGCCAGGCTGCCTCGTCGGCGTCGCTGCCGGCGGCCGGGTCGGGCAGGTCGGGGGCGAACGCCAGGTGGGCCACGGAGACGATCCGCATCCGGGGGTCCCGGCCGGGGTCGCCGTAGCTGGCCAGCTGCTCCAGGTGCACCCGGCCGAGCCGCTCGCCGCCGAGCCCGGTCTCCTCGGCCAGCTCGCGGCGGGCGCCGGCGAGCAGGTCCTCGTCGGGGTGGACGAAACCGCCAGGCAGGGCCCAGTGCCCGGCGTACGGCGGCTCGGCCCGCCGGATCAGCAGCAGGTGCAGCGCGCCGTCGCGGACGGTCAGCGCGACCACGTCCACGGTCACCGCGACCGCCGGGTACGCCCGGGGGTCGTAGTCGGCGAGAAACTCCTGCTCATTCACGGTACGCACTCCCTCGAAGGCGTTCATCTCGATCTGAGAAGAACTCGATGTGAGAACAACTTAGCTCACGATCGG
Above is a window of Micromonospora yangpuensis DNA encoding:
- a CDS encoding NUDIX hydrolase, producing MNEQEFLADYDPRAYPAVAVTVDVVALTVRDGALHLLLIRRAEPPYAGHWALPGGFVHPDEDLLAGARRELAEETGLGGERLGRVHLEQLASYGDPGRDPRMRIVSVAHLAFAPDLPDPAAGSDADEAAWLPVTALTSRPLAFDHARIIDDGLERARSKLEYTPLATRFLDPEFTIGELRAVYETVWGHELHAGNFHRKVLSVPGFVEGTGTSTERGGARGGPRARLYRAGDARLLHPALLRPAREETIR
- a CDS encoding serine/threonine protein kinase; the protein is MRTDEALRLVAAARTDADLFGADDPARRYRQLVAALHPDRLGNTTDRVRATATDAFVQVTTRWQAQRTGGVPLGDYRLGALRHAGDLADLYDVGADRLLKLPRNPADNDLMAREVHALETIVERGDPRHLPYVPRLVESFRHRDPATGAERRVNVLAAVPGLHSLDEVRQAYPDGVDPRDAAWMWRRLLVALGLAHRAGIAHGAVLPRHVLIEPDAHGLVLVDWCFSTPLGHTVPALVPGFDDWYPAEVTNRQPAGAGTDLAMAARCMTWLMGRRAPRELLAFARGCQQRQLRSRPDDAWHLLGEFDQVLERVYGPRTFRPFTLTP